The Planctomycetota bacterium genome segment ACGAGGAGCCCGACGAGCGGCTGATGCGTTCGATCGAGACCAAGATCGACATCCCCGAAAGCCGCAAGGACGACTTCCGCCAGGAGATCATGAACTACATCGGCGCCCTCGCGCTCGACGGCAAGAAGTTCGAGTACAACACCAACAGCCGACTGCTCAAGGCCCTGGAGCTCAAGCTCTTCGAAGATCAGCGGGACACGATCAAGCTCAAGAACCTCGTCAGCAGCGTCGTCGACGACGAGACGCAGCAGAAGATCGACGTCGTGAAGGACCGCCTTATCAAGTACTTCGGCTACAACGACGCCTCGGCGACGGACGTCCTGAACTACGTCGCGAGCATCTTCGCCCGAGGCGATACGAAGGGAGAGGAATAGCGGCGTGACCTACCGGATCAAGATCACGCCACCGGCACTGAAGGATCTTGGACGGCTGACTCCCTCCGTTGCCAGCAGAGTTGTGGATAAGATCGAGCAGCTCAAAGAAGACCTAAGCGGCGACGTCAAGCGTCTAAAGAACCACCAGCCGCGATACCGGTTG includes the following:
- a CDS encoding type II toxin-antitoxin system RelE/ParE family toxin codes for the protein MTYRIKITPPALKDLGRLTPSVASRVVDKIEQLKEDLSGDVKRLKNHQPRYRLRVGDWRGLFDVEKDVVFVYRVLHRSSSY